A region from the Actinoplanes sp. OR16 genome encodes:
- a CDS encoding inositol-3-phosphate synthase, which produces MGSVRVAIVGVGNCASSLVQGVEYYKNADPNDRVPGLMHVTFGDYHVSDVKFVAAFDVDAKKVGMDLSEAIVASENNTIKLTDVPPSGVTVQRGPTFDGLGTYYREIIEESSAEAVDVAQALRDAEVDVVVSYLPVGSEQADKFYAQAAIDAGCAFVNALPVFIASDPVWAQKFTDAGLPIVGDDIKSQVGATIVHRALAKLFEDRGVELLRTYQLNFGGNMDFMNMLERNRLVSKKISKTQSVTSQIPHEMVKSDVHIGPSDHVPWLDDRKWAYIRLEGRSFGDTPLNAELKLEVWDSPNSAGVIIDAVRAAKIAKDRGIGGPILSASSYFMKSPPVQYSDHDAHAAVEAFIKGDIER; this is translated from the coding sequence ATGGGCTCCGTCCGCGTCGCCATCGTCGGTGTGGGTAACTGCGCCTCGTCCCTCGTGCAGGGCGTGGAGTACTACAAGAACGCCGACCCCAACGACCGCGTCCCGGGTCTCATGCACGTAACCTTCGGCGACTACCACGTCTCTGACGTGAAGTTCGTCGCGGCGTTCGATGTGGACGCCAAGAAGGTCGGCATGGACCTGAGCGAGGCGATCGTCGCCAGCGAGAACAACACCATCAAGCTGACCGACGTCCCGCCGAGTGGCGTGACCGTGCAGCGTGGCCCGACCTTCGACGGTCTGGGCACGTACTACCGCGAGATCATCGAGGAGTCCTCGGCCGAGGCCGTCGACGTGGCGCAGGCTCTGCGTGACGCCGAGGTCGACGTCGTCGTCTCCTACCTCCCGGTGGGTTCCGAGCAGGCCGACAAGTTCTACGCCCAGGCCGCGATCGACGCCGGCTGCGCGTTCGTGAACGCCCTGCCGGTCTTCATCGCCTCCGACCCGGTGTGGGCGCAGAAGTTCACCGACGCGGGCCTGCCCATCGTCGGCGACGACATCAAGAGCCAGGTCGGCGCGACCATCGTGCACCGCGCGCTCGCGAAGCTCTTCGAAGACCGCGGTGTCGAGCTGCTGCGCACCTACCAGCTCAACTTCGGCGGCAACATGGACTTCATGAACATGCTGGAGCGCAACCGCCTGGTCTCCAAGAAGATCTCGAAGACCCAGTCGGTGACCTCTCAGATCCCGCACGAGATGGTCAAGAGCGACGTGCACATCGGCCCGTCGGACCACGTGCCGTGGCTGGACGACCGCAAGTGGGCGTACATCCGCCTGGAGGGCCGTTCCTTCGGTGACACCCCACTCAACGCCGAGCTCAAGCTCGAGGTGTGGGACTCCCCGAACTCGGCCGGCGTCATCATCGACGCGGTCCGCGCTGCGAAGATCGCCAAGGACCGCGGCATCGGCGGCCCGATCCTCTCGGCGTCCTCCTACTTCATGAAGTCCCCGCCCGTGCAGTACAGCGACCACGACGCCCACGCGGCCGTCGAGGCGTTCATCAAGGGCGACATCGAGCGCTGA
- a CDS encoding methylated-DNA--[protein]-cysteine S-methyltransferase, with protein sequence MLVVDSPIGPLGVVTEGETVVGVRFGARLRPTAEHPATEQLRAYFAGELTDFTVPVEMRGGSEFERAVWGEIAKIPYGEMITYGAIATALGDPGAARAVGTACNHNPVPVIVPCHRVVGAGGKMVGFGGGLDRKRKLLELEARVSLTRLWG encoded by the coding sequence ATGTTGGTCGTCGATTCGCCGATCGGGCCGCTCGGTGTCGTCACCGAGGGCGAGACCGTGGTGGGTGTGCGCTTCGGCGCGCGGCTGCGGCCGACCGCGGAGCATCCCGCGACCGAGCAGCTGCGGGCCTACTTCGCCGGGGAGCTGACCGACTTCACGGTGCCGGTGGAGATGCGCGGTGGCTCGGAGTTCGAGCGTGCGGTCTGGGGTGAGATCGCCAAGATCCCCTACGGCGAGATGATCACCTACGGGGCGATCGCGACGGCGCTCGGTGACCCGGGGGCGGCGCGGGCGGTCGGCACGGCGTGCAACCACAACCCGGTTCCGGTCATCGTGCCGTGTCATCGGGTGGTCGGCGCCGGCGGCAAGATGGTCGGCTTCGGCGGCGGCCTCGATCGCAAACGCAAGCTTCTGGAGCTGGAGGCGCGGGTCTCACTGACCCGGCTGTGGGGATGA
- a CDS encoding DUF2690 domain-containing protein, protein MAATSGCGNVCDGKNPDTYVATVDGTSKKCATDAVTLATKGQVELRYSAFCRTAWARDVDPGTWSYITIESYSGSTLRKRYKASAAWTPMVNDKNLVARGCHYSYDGEDEAAAGGTGHLDGCTTKH, encoded by the coding sequence ATGGCGGCGACTTCCGGCTGCGGAAACGTCTGCGACGGCAAGAACCCGGACACCTATGTGGCGACCGTCGACGGTACGTCGAAGAAGTGCGCCACCGACGCGGTCACGCTCGCCACCAAGGGCCAGGTCGAGCTCCGGTACAGCGCGTTCTGCCGGACCGCCTGGGCGCGGGACGTCGACCCGGGCACCTGGAGCTACATCACGATCGAGAGCTACAGCGGCAGCACGCTGCGGAAACGCTACAAGGCGTCGGCCGCCTGGACGCCCATGGTCAACGACAAGAACCTGGTCGCCCGGGGCTGCCACTACAGCTACGACGGTGAGGACGAGGCCGCCGCGGGTGGCACCGGCCACCTGGACGGGTGCACCACGAAGCACTGA
- a CDS encoding glycoside hydrolase domain-containing protein gives MTRALQYELGITSLSDNFGPTTFAKLTAYGNVDEFSPNRNIRIIAEAALYCKGYSGGSLNGDFGASTVVGLTAVVSDMGVVLPTSYPVVTPKVFKALLNMDAFVLTSGGEPAIQTCQRWLNGYYGHRAQYNIGPCDGHFSRSMQIALVLAIQYELGMTDSQVTGSIGPGTKSGLQSAAARVGASNGSAAWIRLFQTAMACNGYYNEWGDRGGSWSDKLTGNVKVFQEFCKISQSGVGDYDTWMSLLVSTGNPDRKGLACDVMYPLNKTTIATVKSLGYEMVGRYLTGGTNKVLTHSEIALIFDNDMSIFPLYQEWGDAVEHFNYPEGFEAGIAAYEAAVKFGIPAGTVLYFSVDYDALDGEITSYVIPHFQGIVEGIKRSPIPYAVGVYGCRNVCIRLDKAGLTTRSFVSGMSTGYSGNLGFPLPDNWSFDQVKNYTVASGSGTLELDHNIVSGRDVGVSSVTRQRDPNDGWYTYLIWLEARAGQWREQGNLRYTNAELVGQYLRMLDAVTNNKVFGYIVNFHVSDVVFGAFDQGFLDFVKSYPGKPDLLPLRDPAYLWDLDAPHFGASFGAVMNDGFAPDRTIATMADFGSWGGDLLSVLGQCHQEDVGEAIAYSFAYDRIAATGSNTFFDRKDWISDVDAVVLGMRCRADGTLRMSDLFKQRYATPATARARYQEFIDVRFNGDREVMKKAAESMFDAIGGGQAKTIRDAFWYHDFGSITCPTPGWVSEGVRTRVAEAFADVAVRFARS, from the coding sequence TTGACCCGCGCGCTGCAATACGAGCTCGGCATCACATCGCTTTCCGACAACTTCGGTCCGACGACGTTCGCCAAATTGACGGCCTATGGAAACGTCGATGAATTTTCGCCGAACCGCAATATCCGGATCATCGCCGAGGCCGCGCTGTACTGCAAGGGATACAGCGGCGGCAGCCTGAACGGCGACTTCGGCGCGTCCACGGTGGTCGGCCTGACGGCGGTCGTCAGCGACATGGGGGTCGTGCTCCCGACCTCGTATCCGGTGGTCACGCCGAAGGTCTTCAAGGCGCTCCTCAACATGGACGCCTTCGTGCTGACCAGTGGCGGCGAGCCGGCGATCCAGACCTGTCAGCGATGGCTGAACGGCTATTACGGACACCGGGCGCAGTACAACATCGGCCCATGTGACGGGCATTTCTCGCGAAGCATGCAGATCGCCCTGGTGCTTGCCATTCAGTACGAATTGGGAATGACCGACAGCCAGGTGACCGGATCGATCGGTCCCGGCACCAAGAGCGGGCTTCAGTCAGCGGCCGCCCGGGTCGGCGCCTCGAACGGCTCAGCGGCCTGGATCCGGCTCTTCCAGACCGCCATGGCCTGCAACGGGTACTACAACGAGTGGGGCGACCGCGGGGGCTCCTGGTCCGACAAGCTGACCGGCAACGTCAAGGTCTTCCAGGAGTTCTGCAAGATCTCGCAGAGCGGTGTGGGTGACTACGACACCTGGATGTCGCTGCTGGTGTCGACGGGCAACCCGGACCGCAAGGGTCTCGCCTGCGACGTCATGTACCCGCTCAACAAGACCACGATCGCCACGGTGAAGAGCCTCGGGTACGAGATGGTCGGCCGGTACCTCACCGGCGGCACCAACAAGGTGCTCACCCACTCCGAGATCGCCCTGATCTTCGACAACGACATGTCGATCTTCCCGCTCTACCAGGAGTGGGGCGACGCGGTGGAGCACTTCAACTACCCGGAGGGCTTCGAGGCCGGCATCGCGGCCTACGAGGCGGCGGTCAAGTTCGGCATCCCGGCCGGCACGGTGCTCTACTTCTCCGTCGACTACGACGCGCTCGACGGTGAGATCACCAGCTACGTGATCCCGCACTTCCAGGGGATCGTGGAAGGCATCAAGCGCAGCCCGATCCCGTACGCGGTGGGGGTCTACGGCTGCCGCAACGTCTGCATCCGCCTGGACAAGGCCGGCCTGACCACCCGCAGCTTCGTCAGCGGCATGTCGACCGGTTACAGCGGCAACCTCGGTTTCCCGCTGCCCGACAACTGGTCCTTCGACCAGGTCAAGAACTACACGGTCGCCAGCGGCTCGGGCACCCTGGAACTGGACCACAACATCGTCTCCGGGCGCGACGTCGGCGTGAGCAGCGTGACGCGCCAGCGCGACCCCAACGACGGCTGGTACACGTACCTGATCTGGCTCGAGGCCCGCGCCGGGCAGTGGCGCGAGCAGGGCAACCTGCGGTACACCAACGCGGAACTGGTCGGCCAGTACCTACGCATGCTCGACGCCGTCACCAACAACAAGGTCTTCGGATACATCGTGAACTTCCACGTGTCCGATGTGGTGTTCGGCGCGTTCGACCAGGGCTTCCTCGACTTCGTCAAGTCGTACCCGGGCAAGCCCGACCTGCTGCCGCTGCGCGACCCGGCGTACCTGTGGGATCTCGACGCCCCGCACTTCGGCGCGTCCTTCGGCGCCGTCATGAACGACGGCTTCGCTCCGGACCGCACCATCGCCACTATGGCGGACTTCGGCTCCTGGGGCGGCGACCTGCTGAGCGTCCTGGGCCAGTGTCACCAGGAGGACGTCGGCGAGGCGATCGCGTACAGCTTCGCCTACGACCGCATCGCGGCGACGGGCAGCAACACGTTCTTCGACCGCAAGGACTGGATCTCGGACGTCGACGCCGTGGTGCTGGGCATGCGCTGCCGGGCCGACGGAACCCTGCGGATGTCCGACCTGTTCAAGCAGCGCTATGCGACCCCGGCCACGGCCCGGGCCCGGTACCAGGAGTTCATCGACGTCCGCTTCAACGGCGACCGCGAGGTCATGAAGAAGGCCGCCGAGTCGATGTTCGACGCGATCGGTGGCGGCCAGGCGAAGACGATCCGCGACGCGTTCTGGTACCACGACTTCGGCAGCATCACCTGCCCCACGCCGGGATGGGTCTCGGAGGGCGTCCGCACCCGCGTGGCCGAGGCCTTCGCCGACGTGGCCGTCAGGTTCGCCCGCTCGTGA
- a CDS encoding CCA tRNA nucleotidyltransferase, producing the protein MSVLNSAQQKAVAELLRVSPLADELGRRFTAAGHELHLVGGSVRDALLGNLGDDLDFCTDARPEQTLDVVKGWADAIWETGREFGTIGIQKNGLRIEITTFRAEAYDGVTRNPVVSYGDSLLEDLSRRDFTINAMAVSLPGHEFTDPFGGLEDLSRRVIRTPSAPQISFGDDPLRMLRAARFAAKLRFTVDEPVLAAMRDMAADLDRITAERIRDEFTKLMVSADPIGGLRLLVDTGLADRFLPEVSGLKLEIDEHAQHKDVYEHTLIVVMNAMRLEGDDGPDFVLRMAALMHDVGKPATKAVGRDGRVSFHHHEVVGARLTKQRMKAMKYPKDVTAEVVGLVALHLRFYGYGRGEWTDSAVRRYVADAGPLLSRLHKLTRSDVTTRNRRKASALAADYDALEERIARIAAEEDLAKVRPDLDGNAIMELLGVPPGPIVGQAWRFLKELRLDRGPLDRDEAEAELFKWAREQGHV; encoded by the coding sequence ATGTCTGTCTTGAACTCCGCCCAGCAGAAAGCGGTAGCCGAGCTGCTCCGCGTGTCCCCTCTAGCCGACGAGCTCGGCCGCCGCTTCACCGCTGCGGGCCATGAGCTGCACCTGGTCGGCGGGTCGGTGCGCGACGCGTTGCTCGGCAACCTCGGCGACGACCTCGACTTCTGCACCGACGCGCGGCCGGAGCAGACCCTCGACGTAGTGAAGGGCTGGGCCGACGCGATCTGGGAGACCGGCCGGGAGTTCGGCACGATCGGCATCCAGAAGAACGGCCTGCGGATCGAGATCACCACATTCCGGGCCGAGGCGTACGACGGCGTCACCCGCAACCCGGTGGTCTCCTACGGCGACTCGCTGCTGGAGGACCTCTCCCGGCGCGACTTCACGATCAACGCGATGGCCGTGTCGCTGCCCGGCCACGAGTTCACCGACCCGTTCGGCGGCTTGGAAGACCTCTCCCGTCGCGTCATCCGGACGCCCTCGGCGCCGCAGATCTCGTTCGGCGATGATCCACTTCGGATGCTCAGGGCCGCGCGGTTCGCAGCGAAACTGCGGTTCACTGTGGACGAGCCGGTCCTCGCGGCGATGCGGGACATGGCCGCCGATCTCGACCGGATCACCGCGGAACGGATCCGCGACGAGTTCACCAAGCTGATGGTCAGCGCCGACCCGATCGGCGGCCTGCGCCTGCTCGTCGACACCGGGCTGGCCGACCGCTTCCTGCCCGAGGTCTCCGGGCTCAAGCTGGAGATCGACGAGCACGCCCAGCACAAGGACGTCTACGAGCACACGCTGATCGTGGTGATGAACGCGATGCGGCTCGAAGGCGACGACGGACCGGACTTCGTGCTGCGGATGGCCGCGCTCATGCACGACGTCGGCAAGCCGGCGACGAAGGCGGTCGGCCGGGACGGGCGGGTCAGCTTCCACCACCACGAGGTCGTCGGCGCGCGGCTCACCAAACAGCGCATGAAGGCCATGAAGTACCCCAAGGACGTGACAGCCGAGGTGGTCGGTCTGGTCGCGCTGCACCTGCGCTTCTACGGGTACGGGCGGGGTGAGTGGACCGATTCGGCGGTGCGGCGCTACGTCGCCGACGCCGGACCGCTGCTGTCCCGCCTGCACAAGCTCACCCGCTCCGACGTCACCACCCGCAACCGGCGCAAGGCCTCCGCCCTGGCCGCCGACTACGACGCGCTCGAGGAGCGGATCGCCCGGATCGCGGCCGAGGAGGATCTCGCCAAGGTTCGTCCCGACCTGGACGGCAACGCGATCATGGAGCTGCTCGGGGTGCCGCCGGGTCCGATCGTCGGCCAGGCCTGGCGCTTCCTGAAGGAGTTGCGCCTCGATCGCGGGCCGCTGGATCGCGACGAGGCCGAGGCGGAGCTCTTCAAGTGGGCCCGCGAGCAGGGTCACGTCTGA
- the murJ gene encoding murein biosynthesis integral membrane protein MurJ, translated as MNGGLYRSTHATPDGHPPAEDGVTVISVDAEGTAGDQALPPEQVPPAAGQDSGDTAGQSAIMAIGSLVSRVIGFVRNALIGMALGYGVGDAYTSAQFLPGQIYELLLGGVLSSVLIPLLVRRRKADPDGGQEFTQKLLTFAITSLGIATVLVVIAAPVITAIQASDRNTEAYTDLVTDFAYLILPIIFFTGLSALMGAVLNVRGHFAAPMWAPILNNIVVIATCGVFLAAFSGDGELTPESITPAQILLIGGGTLLGMVVQAAGLLPALRKVGFRWRFRWDPRSLGLREIGGLAGWMLCYVAANQVAVFVVVRILNEVAGKGSASVLAFNNVFLLTMMAHGIIGVSVMTALLPKMSAAAADGRYAEVGADLTRGIKLVSAALAPIAVLYGVLGAPLSVFLFQGGNFTNEAALDTGTVLTVAAFAVLPLSISYLCTYAFYSLQGNKTVALINIPVVAVRIGAYFLLAAVLSESLSAAGMTAANAVSYVVSAVISLAVLRRRIGRMDLGSVGVSLLKVAVASAIAAVLGVLVVKMLPGASAPDGRIEALIQMIAGGAVILVAYLGAALALRVQEISQVVGMVRRKLGR; from the coding sequence GTGAACGGCGGTCTCTACCGCAGCACGCACGCGACGCCGGACGGGCACCCTCCGGCGGAGGACGGCGTCACCGTGATCTCGGTGGACGCCGAAGGCACCGCCGGAGACCAGGCGCTGCCTCCGGAGCAGGTGCCGCCCGCGGCCGGCCAGGACAGCGGCGACACCGCCGGGCAGAGCGCGATCATGGCGATCGGCTCGCTGGTCAGCCGGGTCATCGGGTTCGTCCGGAACGCGCTCATCGGCATGGCGCTCGGCTACGGCGTCGGCGACGCGTACACGAGCGCGCAGTTCCTCCCCGGTCAGATCTACGAACTGCTACTCGGCGGCGTCCTCTCCAGCGTGCTGATCCCGCTGCTGGTCCGCCGGCGCAAGGCGGACCCGGACGGCGGCCAGGAGTTCACCCAGAAGCTGCTCACCTTCGCGATCACCTCGCTCGGCATCGCCACCGTGCTGGTGGTGATCGCAGCGCCGGTGATCACCGCGATCCAGGCCAGCGACCGGAACACCGAGGCCTACACGGACCTTGTCACCGACTTCGCGTACCTGATCCTGCCGATCATCTTCTTCACCGGTCTCTCCGCGTTGATGGGCGCGGTGCTCAACGTCCGCGGCCACTTCGCCGCGCCGATGTGGGCGCCGATCCTGAACAACATCGTGGTGATCGCGACCTGCGGCGTGTTCCTGGCCGCGTTCAGTGGCGACGGCGAGCTCACCCCGGAGTCGATCACCCCGGCCCAGATCCTGCTGATCGGCGGCGGCACCCTGCTCGGCATGGTGGTCCAGGCCGCCGGCCTGCTCCCGGCCCTGCGCAAGGTCGGCTTCCGGTGGCGGTTCCGCTGGGACCCGCGCTCGCTCGGCCTCCGCGAGATCGGCGGGCTGGCCGGCTGGATGCTCTGTTACGTCGCCGCCAACCAGGTCGCGGTCTTCGTCGTGGTCCGCATCCTGAACGAGGTGGCCGGCAAGGGTAGCGCCAGCGTGCTGGCCTTCAACAACGTCTTCCTGCTGACGATGATGGCGCACGGCATCATCGGCGTGTCGGTGATGACCGCGCTGCTGCCGAAGATGAGCGCTGCGGCGGCCGACGGGCGGTACGCCGAGGTGGGCGCCGACCTGACCCGCGGGATCAAGCTGGTCAGCGCCGCGCTGGCGCCGATCGCGGTGCTCTACGGCGTGCTCGGCGCCCCGCTCTCGGTCTTCCTCTTCCAGGGCGGCAACTTCACCAACGAGGCGGCGCTGGACACCGGCACGGTGCTGACCGTGGCGGCGTTCGCGGTGCTGCCCCTCTCGATCAGCTACCTCTGCACCTATGCCTTCTACTCCCTGCAGGGCAACAAGACGGTCGCGCTGATCAACATCCCGGTGGTCGCGGTCCGGATCGGGGCCTACTTCCTGCTCGCCGCGGTGCTCAGCGAGTCGCTCTCGGCGGCCGGCATGACCGCGGCGAACGCCGTCTCGTACGTCGTCTCCGCGGTGATCTCGCTGGCCGTGCTGCGCCGCCGGATCGGCCGGATGGACCTCGGCTCGGTCGGGGTGTCACTCCTGAAGGTGGCGGTGGCGTCCGCGATCGCCGCGGTGCTCGGCGTTCTCGTCGTGAAGATGCTGCCGGGCGCCTCGGCGCCGGACGGCCGGATCGAGGCGCTGATCCAGATGATCGCCGGTGGCGCGGTGATCCTCGTCGCCTATCTCGGCGCGGCGCTGGCCCTGCGCGTACAGGAGATCAGCCAGGTCGTCGGGATGGTTCGCCGCAAGCTCGGTCGTTGA